AATGCAGTCGCAAATGGATTAAAAGTTTCGAAACTGGTAACCATCGGAGCTGACAATTCAATTCCTCAGATATTTAAATATTTTGTAAAAAAAGTTGAATTAAAGCCTGAAATAGAAAAAAGATTAATAGCCCTGTCTGAAAAGAAATTGAGTACTTCACTTGATGAAATTTCATCGAAAAACAAAGCCGAGAAAATAGATATCCCAACGCTGATCATTCATGATAGTGAAGATAAATATGTTGATGTAAGAAGTGCGGTTGAAATTCGTCAAAGCCTTAAAAAAGGTGAATTGCTGATCACAAATGGTCTTGGACATCATAAAATTTTTAAAGACGGTTTTGTTATTCAGAGGATAATTGATTTTATAAAATGAAAACATTTATAGCATTGCTGTTGATATTGTCTGGAACAACGTTAATGGCTCAGGAAAAAAAAAGTATGGAAAGAAAAGTAAACAAAACGGAAGAGGAATGGAAACAGGTTTTAACTCCTCAGCAGTATTATGTCTTGAGGGAAAAAGGTACTGATCGTCCGGGTGACGGAGGGTATACCAAACATTTTGAGAAAGGAACTTATCATTGTGCTGCCTGTGATGCACAGCTATTCGAATCAGGTACTAAATATGAATCTCATTGCGGCTGGCCTTCGTTTGACGACGCAATCAAAGGAAGTGTTGAGTATGTCCTTGACAAGAGTCACGGTATGATAAGAACTGAGATCATCTGCACAAGTTGTGGTGGACATTTAGGTCATGTTTTTGACGATGGCCCAAGAGATACCACCGGAAAACGCTACTGTGTAAATACTTCTTCTATCCGATTTGAAAAATCTGATCTTTAAAAGCGTACTGAGGGCTTTTAAGTAAGGAAATCTTTGTCTGAATTTGTTATCTTTGCAAGCTATTATAAAATGCATCGTAATAAAATCAGGATAAGTAATTATGTTCAATAATTTAAGTGACAAATTAGATAAGGCCTTTCATGTTCTTAAGGGGCACGGAAGTATAACGGAGATCAATGTAGCTGAGACTTTAAAAGAGGTTCGAAGGGCACTATTAGACGCTGACGTTAATTTCAAAATTGCCAAAAATTTTACAAATACCGTAAAAGAAAAAGCACTTGGGCAAAATGTACTGACTACCCTGAATCCAGGTCAGTTAATGGTGAAGATCGTCAAGGATGAGCTCACTGAACTGATGGGTGGTGATACGGTAGGGATCAATCTAAAAGGTGCCCCGACTGTAATCTTAATGTCAGGACTGCAAGGTTCGGGTAAGACGACTTTTTCGGGTAAACTTGCCAATTATCTCAAAAATAAAAAAACAAAACAGGTACTGCTTGTTGGTTGTGATGTGTACCGCCCTGCTGCGATCAATCAGTTAAGGGTTGTTGGAGATCAGATCGGAGTTGAAGTATATGCGGAAGAGGGAAACATGAACCCTGTTGAAATTGCGCAAAATGCCCTTAAACATGCTAAGTCAACCGGAAAAAATGTGGTAATCATCGATACGGCCGGGCGTCTGGCTGTTGATGAGGAAATGATGAATGAAATTTCCAATATTCACAGGGCCATAGAACCTCAGGAAACACTTTTCGTTGTTGATTCCATGACGGGTCAAGATGCTGTAAATACGGCAAAATCCTTTAATGATGTATTGAATTTTGATGGGGTAGTCCTTACCAAATTAGATGGTGATACAAGAGGTGGAGCAGCCCTTTCTATCAAATCTGTTGTTAACAAA
This DNA window, taken from Lutimonas zeaxanthinifaciens, encodes the following:
- the msrB gene encoding peptide-methionine (R)-S-oxide reductase MsrB — translated: MKTFIALLLILSGTTLMAQEKKSMERKVNKTEEEWKQVLTPQQYYVLREKGTDRPGDGGYTKHFEKGTYHCAACDAQLFESGTKYESHCGWPSFDDAIKGSVEYVLDKSHGMIRTEIICTSCGGHLGHVFDDGPRDTTGKRYCVNTSSIRFEKSDL
- the ffh gene encoding signal recognition particle protein; amino-acid sequence: MFNNLSDKLDKAFHVLKGHGSITEINVAETLKEVRRALLDADVNFKIAKNFTNTVKEKALGQNVLTTLNPGQLMVKIVKDELTELMGGDTVGINLKGAPTVILMSGLQGSGKTTFSGKLANYLKNKKTKQVLLVGCDVYRPAAINQLRVVGDQIGVEVYAEEGNMNPVEIAQNALKHAKSTGKNVVIIDTAGRLAVDEEMMNEISNIHRAIEPQETLFVVDSMTGQDAVNTAKSFNDVLNFDGVVLTKLDGDTRGGAALSIKSVVNKPIKFIGTGEKMEAIDVFHPDRMAERILGMGDVVSLVERAQEQYDEEEARRIQKKIAKNQFGFDDFLKQIQQIKKMGNMKDLVGMIPGAGKMMKDVDIDDDAFKGIEAIIHSMTPGERSTPSIINASRKKRIAKGSGTNVQEVNQLLKQFNQMSKMMKMMQGGGGKKMMQMMKGMQ